One region of Oxalobacteraceae sp. CFBP 8761 genomic DNA includes:
- a CDS encoding TonB-dependent receptor gives MLKLKSMPFAIACAIASGALTCAAPAFAQAQQGSTEPAAQRVVVTGSLISRTNTETPTPVQVLTAADIQKSGKTSVAELLTDLAANGAGTLGTGFAGAFANGASGISLRGLTVGATLVLIDGHRMAPYPLSDDSQRSFVDVSSIPFDAIESIEILKSGASSLYGSDAIAGVINIKLKKNLNGTRMSAEVGDTQHGGGKTKRASISTGIGDLDNDGYNAFITAEYRKQNAIKVVDREQYGYANRDWRARGGNDLTLGVPTNINNFLTPASSPFLYNASNPNNPAGVTNVNNPANYQFLDPTNCNFTKYRAGGCSVRDEQSNIQPETENVNLMIGMTKKLSEDWEVRFNGSMFQRESTNNRNAAPAAFSPTSFNGTTTLVNGVLTSRVGAIPNTTFAAGAPVGANITNQLGAPARLYGYIPDVGAALTTNNKTTATRFAADLVGSAYGWDVNAAIGGTRVKSDLNYSGYVNRTNLYTLLRNGTFNVLGNNVPGVVDAVSPRFSNEIESTLNYADLIGSRELLSNFGAGPLAFAAGVHWHERKQNAPPSSLTLNGAVANTAAFTIGDETNSAVFAELQATPIKNLEIGLSGRYDHYDTYGNSFTPSANFKWAPIQQFGLRGTFARGFRAPNPAEVGNAGSFFTFNAIRDPILCANGSQTTAGNVPSACSFSPPYVQTTNPDLQPEKSKSFTAGIIVEPMRGLNMTLDYYKIQIKNLVVTQAGNDPSFTPTWVRGPANTIDIATGVGNNTVPGIPVAGPILYGLSPYINAGSTETHGIEADIRYRWRLANDLGTVSANLSAAHVFGYVTELGSDSYQLAGTQGPSSVGGATGNPKDRAQFTLGYNRGPLDVTATVNYTSGFSTFDPALGATDCASTAADVGGRTYFQGLVQPIGYCNVSSFTVTNLNLSYKVTDNLTIRGAILNLFDKEAPYDVATYGNAGAQTSYNASLHQPGAVGRFFSLGANYTF, from the coding sequence CCGCAGCCGACATCCAGAAGAGCGGCAAGACCTCGGTTGCCGAGCTGCTGACCGACCTGGCCGCCAACGGCGCCGGTACCCTGGGCACCGGCTTTGCCGGCGCATTCGCCAATGGCGCATCGGGCATCTCGCTGCGCGGCCTGACCGTGGGCGCGACCCTGGTCCTGATCGACGGCCACCGCATGGCACCGTATCCGCTGTCGGACGACTCCCAGCGTTCGTTCGTCGACGTGTCGTCGATCCCGTTCGATGCCATTGAAAGCATCGAGATCCTGAAGAGCGGCGCGTCGTCGCTGTACGGCTCGGACGCCATCGCCGGCGTCATCAACATCAAGCTCAAGAAAAACCTGAACGGCACCCGCATGTCGGCCGAAGTCGGCGACACGCAGCACGGCGGCGGCAAGACCAAGCGCGCCTCGATCAGCACCGGCATCGGTGACCTCGACAACGACGGCTACAACGCCTTCATCACGGCCGAATACCGCAAGCAGAACGCGATCAAGGTCGTCGACCGCGAACAGTATGGCTACGCGAACCGCGACTGGCGCGCACGTGGTGGTAACGACCTGACCCTGGGCGTGCCGACCAACATCAACAACTTCCTGACCCCGGCCAGCAGCCCGTTCCTGTACAACGCGTCGAACCCGAACAACCCTGCTGGCGTCACCAACGTCAATAACCCGGCGAACTACCAGTTCCTCGACCCGACGAACTGCAACTTCACCAAATACCGCGCCGGCGGCTGCTCGGTGCGCGATGAACAGTCGAACATCCAGCCAGAGACCGAAAACGTCAACCTGATGATCGGCATGACGAAAAAGCTGAGCGAAGACTGGGAAGTGCGCTTCAACGGCTCGATGTTCCAGCGCGAAAGCACCAACAACCGCAATGCGGCCCCGGCAGCATTCAGCCCGACCAGCTTCAACGGCACCACGACCCTGGTCAATGGCGTGCTGACTTCGCGCGTGGGCGCCATCCCGAACACGACCTTTGCTGCTGGCGCACCGGTCGGCGCGAATATCACCAATCAGCTGGGCGCACCGGCCCGCCTGTACGGCTACATCCCGGATGTCGGCGCTGCCCTGACCACCAACAACAAGACCACCGCGACCCGCTTCGCAGCTGACCTCGTCGGTAGCGCCTATGGCTGGGACGTGAACGCTGCCATCGGTGGCACCCGCGTCAAGAGCGACCTGAACTACAGCGGCTACGTCAACCGTACCAACCTGTACACCCTGCTGCGCAATGGCACGTTCAATGTGCTGGGCAACAATGTGCCGGGCGTCGTGGATGCCGTCTCGCCGCGTTTCAGCAACGAGATCGAATCGACGCTGAACTACGCCGACCTGATCGGCTCGCGTGAACTGCTGTCGAATTTCGGCGCCGGCCCTCTGGCCTTCGCAGCCGGTGTTCACTGGCATGAGCGCAAGCAGAATGCGCCTCCGTCGAGCCTGACGCTCAACGGCGCGGTCGCCAATACGGCAGCGTTCACGATTGGTGACGAGACCAACAGCGCGGTGTTCGCCGAGCTGCAGGCCACGCCGATCAAGAACCTGGAAATCGGCCTGTCCGGCCGTTATGACCACTACGACACCTACGGCAATTCGTTCACGCCGTCGGCCAACTTCAAGTGGGCGCCGATCCAGCAGTTCGGTCTGCGCGGTACGTTCGCACGCGGTTTCCGCGCGCCGAACCCGGCTGAAGTCGGCAATGCCGGTTCGTTCTTCACGTTCAACGCGATCCGCGATCCAATCCTGTGCGCGAATGGCAGCCAGACCACGGCCGGCAACGTGCCATCGGCTTGCTCGTTCAGCCCACCGTACGTCCAGACCACCAATCCTGATCTGCAGCCAGAGAAGTCGAAGTCGTTCACGGCCGGTATCATCGTCGAGCCAATGCGCGGCCTGAACATGACCCTGGACTACTACAAGATCCAGATCAAGAACCTGGTCGTCACGCAAGCAGGTAACGATCCAAGCTTCACGCCAACCTGGGTCCGCGGTCCTGCCAACACGATCGACATCGCCACCGGTGTGGGCAACAACACGGTGCCTGGCATCCCGGTCGCCGGTCCGATCCTGTACGGCCTGTCGCCTTACATCAACGCCGGCAGCACCGAAACCCACGGCATCGAAGCGGACATCCGTTACCGCTGGCGCCTCGCCAACGACCTGGGCACTGTCAGCGCGAACCTGAGCGCAGCCCACGTCTTTGGTTATGTCACCGAACTGGGCAGCGATTCGTACCAGCTGGCCGGCACGCAAGGTCCATCGTCGGTTGGCGGCGCAACGGGTAACCCGAAAGACCGTGCGCAGTTCACCCTCGGCTACAACCGTGGCCCGCTGGACGTGACCGCCACCGTGAACTACACGAGCGGCTTCTCGACCTTCGACCCGGCACTGGGCGCGACCGACTGCGCATCGACTGCAGCCGACGTTGGTGGCCGTACCTACTTCCAGGGTCTGGTCCAGCCGATCGGCTACTGCAACGTGTCGTCGTTCACCGTCACCAACCTGAACCTGTCGTACAAGGTCACGGATAACCTGACGATCCGCGGCGCGATCCTGAACCTGTTCGACAAGGAAGCACCATACGACGTCGCCACCTACGGCAACGCCGGTGCACAAACGTCGTACAACGCTTCGCTGCACCAGCCAGGCGCAGTGGGCCGCTTCTTCAGCCTGGGCGCGAACTACACGTTCTAA